One window of the bacterium genome contains the following:
- the hflC gene encoding protease modulator HflC: MARLLLLLLIGVPLVTSYLGYGPLVLNREGEQRIALFLGDVRSVITEPGISLAFPVTEIRTFDSRWLHLSSGPEPKPIQTLDKEPLVVDNFAIWRISDPLQFYKSFPAGIEEAERQLNQLVKGRVREVIGRLKLEQVLAREIPDGVDLAPARASGCVPVRKDLDGNELPLTLTDVITARSCQNIRANGIELAEVRINRTEIPSGEPESKVYGRMRSEREELAKKYRAEGEEGARKIRAAADRDAEITIERARGDATRIRGEGDAGAAGVYADAFSEDPEFYDFVRSLEAYRKTLGEGTTMVLPPDHPFLKYLDEAGATSP, from the coding sequence ATGGCCCGTCTTCTTCTGTTGTTGTTGATCGGTGTACCGCTTGTGACGAGCTACCTGGGCTACGGCCCGTTGGTGCTCAATCGCGAAGGAGAGCAGCGTATCGCGCTCTTCCTGGGCGACGTGCGCTCGGTGATCACCGAGCCCGGCATCTCGTTGGCGTTTCCGGTGACGGAGATCCGCACCTTCGATAGCCGTTGGCTGCATCTGAGCTCGGGGCCGGAACCGAAGCCCATCCAGACCCTCGACAAGGAGCCGCTGGTCGTCGACAACTTCGCGATCTGGCGGATCAGCGATCCGCTCCAGTTCTACAAGAGCTTTCCGGCGGGCATCGAGGAAGCCGAGCGTCAACTGAATCAGTTGGTGAAAGGCCGGGTGCGTGAGGTGATCGGGCGCCTCAAGCTCGAGCAGGTATTGGCCCGCGAGATCCCGGATGGCGTCGATCTGGCCCCCGCACGGGCATCGGGTTGTGTGCCGGTACGCAAGGACCTCGACGGGAACGAGCTACCGCTGACCTTGACCGACGTGATCACGGCGCGGTCGTGCCAGAACATTCGAGCCAACGGAATCGAGCTCGCCGAGGTTCGCATCAACCGCACGGAGATCCCATCCGGTGAGCCGGAGTCGAAGGTCTACGGTCGCATGCGCTCCGAGCGGGAAGAGCTGGCCAAGAAATACCGCGCCGAAGGTGAAGAGGGGGCGCGGAAGATCCGCGCGGCAGCCGATCGGGATGCAGAGATCACCATCGAACGTGCCCGGGGTGATGCCACGCGCATTCGTGGTGAGGGTGATGCGGGCGCAGCAGGTGTCTATGCAGACGCCTTCTCCGAGGATCCCGAGTTCTACGATTTCGTCCGAAGCCTCGAGGCCTATCGAAAGACGCTAGGCGAGGGAACGACCATGGTCCTTCCGCCGGATCACCCGTTCCTCAAATACCTGGACGAAGCCGGAGCCACATCGCCCTAG